One Ranitomeya imitator isolate aRanImi1 chromosome 1, aRanImi1.pri, whole genome shotgun sequence DNA window includes the following coding sequences:
- the LOC138676615 gene encoding uncharacterized protein — MEGVLANIAKIYADFTFEANQLAVSVREREEQRLRILRQRRKRRLWIHPITAQRMTRGVYSTLYMELRENPQKFFNYVRMRAENFEFLLGYVEDCIRRRDTQMRFSISPAERLMVTIRFLATGESFSSLHFQYRLGISTISGIIRDTCRALWECLQVEYIPEPSQERWLEIAQTFHQICQFPNCVGAVDGKHIRIVKPSGSGSQFYNYKKYFSIVLMAIADAQCKFIAVDIGAYGRANDSQIFKNSPMGRRLYGETFDFPPPRPLPGTTGPPLPFVCVGDDAFQLSPHLLKPFGSSGLTQRKKIYNYRLTRARRVVECAFGILTAKWRVLLTAIKLQTETVDDVVKACVVLHNFVLSKEQVSLEDNVSESTLRDYQNPTFRSPVAVSRMRDSFADYFMSPAGSVDWQYEMV, encoded by the exons atggaaggagtcctggcgaacattgcaaagatctatgcggattttacttttgaggcaaatcagttggcagtcagcgttcgagagagggaggaacaaagactgcgcatcctacggcagcggcggaagagaaggctgtggatccatcccatcacagcacaacgtatgacccgtggtgtttattccacgctttacatggaactaagggaaaaccctcaaaagttcttcaattatgtgaggatgagagctgaaaatttcgagtttttattgggctatgtggaagactgtatacgtagacgagacacccagatgcgattctcaatatcaccagcagagcgtctcatggtgactattcg attccttgcaactggagagtcgttctcatccctccattttcagtatcgacttgggatatccaccatctcggggatcatcagagatacctgccgggcattgtgggagtgcctacaagtggaatacatcccagagccatcacaggagaggtggctggagatcgcccaaacttttcatcaaatttgccagtttccaaattgtgttggagcagttgatggaaagcacatacggatcgtcaaaccttcaggctctggatcacagttttataactataagaagtacttctctattgtgttgatggccatagccgatgcacaatgcaagttcatcgctgttgatatcggtgcgtatggacgcgcaaatgattcacaaatctttaaaaattcaccaatggggcgccgtttatatggagagacatttgattttccgccccctagacctctccctggaaccactggtccaccattaccatttgtttgtgttggagatgatgccttccagctttccccacacttgctgaaaccctttggaagtagtggactgacccagaggaaaaaaatttacaattaccgcttaaccagagcacgaagagtagtggaatgtgcttttggcatcttaactgccaaatggagagtcctgctaactgcaattaaactgcagactgaaactgtcgatgatgtggtcaaagcgtgcgttgtcctgcacaattttgttttatcaaaagaacaagtttccctggaggataatgtttctgaaagcaccttacgggattaccaaaaccccacttttcgcagtccagtagcagtctccagaatgcgggacagttttgcagactacttcatgtctcctgcaggatcagttgactggcagtatgaaatggtgtaa
- the LOC138676606 gene encoding uncharacterized protein has translation MSSSESPPAHHQQTEEYEAEGLTEGDGQGGEIQGAGAHSSSQSGARRRVPQSTSHSRRNDNRGGRRRASQRAPEQDDEEEGIDVNTLIEAVQSREPLWNMSDRRHADQLITRRLWEEVCSAVMDNWEELDAGAQDLARNRIIVRWRSLRDRFKREFNKEMQAPSGSRGRRSRYKHARALSFLRSTLLSRSTFCSTREPASELHPSGAIPQESATGDHVDPSVSAPSLSFDPSASSTSAGAAGRTSSLEAAGDELEFPLPHPSATAATSRPTLWSGRQRQRGQERSYAPDFLQLNASFHSAIKLLSEQTSAGYNMLNKSILELSSRLDRMQSDANQSPRHCFFQSVLRHMENLTPDLQMHVMQGCHTALAQAMSHAPPPTLHVSTPFPSQSTVYPPVRPPPVRPPPVHSTPSSFVPSPLSLSQFLPSPFHSSPLTSPFPIPPTPSYLPHTTSAPQLSTQPHVFTTHSTSVPPRDVLSPTLDVVRPVSPSATISTPNYENL, from the exons atgtcttcttctgagagccccccagcacatcatcagcaaactgag gaatatgaagcagaggggctaacagaaggagacggacagggtggagaaatacaaggagcgggagcgcatagt tcttcacaatccggggctcgacgtagagttcctcaaagcacctcccatagtcgtcggaatgataatcgcggcggtcgccgaaga gcttcacagcgtgctcccgaacaagatgatgaagaggagggcatcgatgtgaacaccctcatcgaagcagtacaaagtcgggagccgctgtggaacatgtcggaccgccgccatgctgaccagttaatcacccgacggctatgggaggaagtgtgcagtgctgttatggataactgggaggaactcgatgctggggcccaggatctagcgc gtaacaggattatcgtgcggtggcggtcactcagggatcgcttcaagagggagtttaataaggagatgcaggccccgagtggatctagaggacgcaggagcagatacaaacatgccagagccctgtcgttcctccggtcgacgctgctgagcagaag cactttctgcagcactcgggagcctgcatcagagttgcacccctctggagcgatccctcaagagtccgccaccggggaccacgtcgacccctctgtttctgcaccttccctttcgtttgatccctcagcctcatccaccagcgctggagcagcagggcggacttcgtcacttgaagctgcaggtgatgagttagagttccctttaccccacccctctgccactgccgcaacatctagaccaactttgtggtcaggacggcagcgccagagaggtcaggaaaggagctatgcgcctgactttttgcagctgaatgcatcctttcacagtgccatcaagcttttgagtgagcaaacgtctgctgggtacaatatgcttaacaaaagcatacttgaactcagcagtcgtcttgataggatgcaatcagatgcaaatcagtcaccaaggcactgtttttttcagtcggtcctcaggcacatggaaaatctaactcctgacctgcagatgcatgtgatgcaaggctgccacactgctctagcgcaggcgatgtcccatgcccctccacctacccttcatgtgtcaacacctttcccctctcaatccaccgtctatcctcccgtccgtcctcctcctgtccgtcctcctcccgtccattctactccttcgtcatttgttccttccccccttagtctttcccagtttttaccgtcccccttccattcttcccctttaacttctccgttcccaatcccaccaacaccttcatacctcccacacaccacatctgcacctcaactctctacacaacctcatgttttcaccacccattctacttctgttcctccccgtgatgtcctgtcccccactcttgacgtggtccgccctgtcagcccctccgctactatctccaccccaaactatgagaatctgtaa